A single Streptomyces sp. Edi2 DNA region contains:
- a CDS encoding ABC transporter permease, with amino-acid sequence MTALEAGHGTAAGTGTFAPRPGAAPLPRMIRAQAALETRMLLRNGEQLLLTVIIPTLLLVLFSAVDIIAVPTGTAGGAGSSVDFLAPGILALAVMSTAFTGQAIATGFERRYGVLKRLAVSPLPRWGLMTAKTCAVLVTEVLQTALLTAVALALGWSPHGNPLSVVLLLLLGTAAFSGLGLLMAGTLKAEATLAAANLVFLLLLVGGGVIVPLDKFPEAAQSVLGLLPIAALSDGLRDVLQHGAQIPWRDLGILAVWSVLGLGTAARFFRWE; translated from the coding sequence ATGACCGCTCTCGAGGCCGGACACGGCACCGCCGCCGGCACCGGTACGTTCGCCCCGCGGCCCGGCGCCGCCCCGCTGCCCCGGATGATCCGCGCGCAGGCGGCCCTGGAGACCAGGATGCTGCTGCGCAACGGCGAGCAGCTGCTGCTGACCGTCATCATCCCGACGCTGCTGCTGGTGCTGTTCTCCGCCGTCGACATCATCGCGGTGCCCACCGGCACGGCCGGCGGCGCGGGCAGCTCCGTGGACTTCCTGGCGCCCGGCATCCTGGCGCTCGCCGTGATGTCGACCGCCTTCACCGGCCAGGCCATCGCGACCGGCTTCGAGCGGCGCTACGGCGTGCTCAAGCGGCTCGCCGTCTCGCCGCTGCCGCGCTGGGGGCTGATGACCGCCAAGACCTGCGCGGTGCTGGTCACCGAGGTGCTGCAGACCGCGCTGCTGACGGCCGTGGCCCTGGCGCTGGGCTGGTCCCCGCACGGCAACCCGCTCTCGGTGGTGCTGCTGCTCCTGCTGGGCACCGCCGCCTTCTCGGGCCTGGGCCTGCTCATGGCCGGCACGCTCAAGGCGGAGGCCACTCTCGCGGCGGCCAACCTGGTGTTCCTGCTGCTGCTGGTCGGCGGCGGCGTGATCGTTCCGCTGGACAAGTTCCCCGAGGCCGCGCAGAGCGTGCTCGGGCTGCTGCCGATCGCGGCGCTGTCCGACGGGCTGCGCGACGTCCTCCAGCACGGCGCCCAGATCCCCTGGCGGGACCTGGGCATCCTGGCGGTCTGGTCGGTGCTGGGCCTGGGCACGGCGGCCCGCTTCTTCCGCTGGGAGTGA
- a CDS encoding COX15/CtaA family protein, which yields MPNTLNPLELIARRWQPSAAFVRRAALATVVMAVIIVVTGGAVRLSQSGLGCSTWPKCTPDSLTPTAAMGINGIIEFGNRMLTDVLCVVVGVFIIAARARHPRRRSLTRLGWAQFWLVMTNAVVGGITVLTGLNPYIVSSHFLAATGLLTVAVLSWLRACEGDGTPRELVARPVRQLAWLLVGATGALTVIGTVVTGTGPHAGDAKKVHRIPLDWQEITQLHVDFVYIVVGLTVALWFTLRAVKAPAAPRRKVLELLACLGLQGVIGYVQYFMGLPEIVIGFHMLGSALVWVCVLRVCLSLRDRGPLLEEDPGEPALAGEAGAPEPQPASALSR from the coding sequence GTGCCGAACACGCTGAACCCCCTTGAGCTGATCGCCCGCCGCTGGCAGCCGTCCGCGGCCTTTGTGCGACGGGCCGCGCTGGCCACCGTCGTGATGGCCGTGATCATCGTCGTCACGGGGGGCGCCGTCCGGCTCTCCCAGTCCGGGCTGGGCTGCTCGACCTGGCCCAAGTGCACGCCGGACAGCCTGACCCCGACCGCCGCGATGGGCATCAACGGGATCATCGAGTTCGGCAACCGCATGCTGACCGATGTGCTGTGCGTGGTCGTCGGGGTGTTCATCATCGCCGCCCGCGCCCGCCACCCCCGGCGCCGCTCGCTCACCCGCCTCGGCTGGGCACAGTTCTGGCTCGTCATGACCAACGCCGTCGTCGGCGGCATCACGGTCCTCACCGGCCTGAACCCGTACATCGTCAGCTCGCACTTCCTGGCGGCCACCGGCCTGCTCACGGTCGCCGTACTGAGCTGGCTGCGCGCCTGCGAGGGCGACGGGACGCCACGCGAGCTGGTCGCCCGCCCGGTGCGGCAGCTGGCCTGGCTGCTGGTGGGGGCGACCGGCGCGCTCACCGTCATCGGCACGGTCGTCACCGGCACGGGCCCGCACGCGGGCGACGCGAAGAAGGTCCACCGCATCCCGCTGGACTGGCAGGAGATCACCCAGCTGCACGTCGACTTCGTCTACATCGTCGTCGGCCTGACCGTCGCCCTGTGGTTCACCCTGCGGGCCGTCAAGGCCCCGGCCGCCCCGCGCCGGAAGGTCCTGGAACTGCTCGCCTGCCTCGGCCTGCAGGGCGTCATCGGCTACGTCCAGTACTTCATGGGCCTGCCCGAGATCGTCATCGGCTTCCACATGCTGGGGTCGGCCCTGGTGTGGGTCTGCGTGCTGCGGGTCTGCCTGTCCTTGCGCGACCGCGGTCCCCTCCTGGAAGAGGACCCCGGCGAGCCCGCCCTCGCGGGCGAGGCCGGGGCACCGGAACCTCAGCCGGCCTCCGCGCTCAGCCGGTAG